In a genomic window of Pirellulaceae bacterium:
- a CDS encoding tyrosine-type recombinase/integrase, translating to MPHRQRSHSVDEGASNVGRHDHRDSTLILVTHRHGSRVSELVALDWNQVELDGGRMQVSRSKDGSPSVHPIRGPEIRALRRLKRDYPESPCVFVTERKGPLTDSAVRKMITRAGRNADFDFPVHPHMLRHATGYKLANDGHDTCAIQQDVGHKNIQHTVRYTELASNRFQDFWRD from the coding sequence ATACCTCACAGACAAAGAAGTCACTCGGTTGATGAAGGCGCATCGAATGTTGGTCGCCACGATCATCGCGACTCGACACTGATTCTCGTAACCCACCGCCACGGGTCCCGAGTGTCGGAACTGGTTGCTCTCGACTGGAATCAGGTGGAACTCGATGGTGGTCGAATGCAGGTGAGTCGTTCTAAAGACGGCTCACCATCAGTCCACCCGATTCGCGGTCCCGAAATCAGAGCACTGCGTCGATTGAAGCGGGACTATCCAGAATCGCCCTGCGTTTTCGTCACGGAACGCAAAGGACCACTCACCGATTCAGCTGTGCGAAAGATGATTACCAGGGCGGGAAGGAATGCAGACTTCGACTTCCCAGTTCATCCGCACATGCTTCGTCACGCCACCGGCTACAAGCTTGCGAATGATGGTCACGATACATGTGCCATTCAGCAGGATGTTGGCCATAAGAACATCCAGCACACGGTTCGCTACACCGAACTGGCCTCGAACCGTTTCCAGGACTTCTGGAGGGATTAG
- a CDS encoding NAD(P)/FAD-dependent oxidoreductase codes for MSKELDAVVVGAGPNGLSAAIELARSGFEVQVIEAMPRPGGGTHTYELTLPGFLHDQCSGVHPTGILSPYFRQLPLHDFGLRWLQTEASVAHPLDDEPAALLYKSIDQTVDQFGPDAHRWRSLFEPLLRHPNELLSDLLGPLRLRPRRPLQMAKFGAMAAWPARRFARTFFREEKTRALFAGCAGHAILPLDYGFTSALGLIFAICGHIEPWPVAAGGSQAIGDALANYLTSLGGQIVCNQKVNSLEQLPASRVVLFDLSPKSIISIAANNLPKGYQRRLRRFNYGPAAFKIDWALDGPIPWQDARVATATTVHVGGTLDEIAASEHDAWYGKHNDSPYLILCQQSHADPSRAPAGKHTGYAYCHVPNGSQLDMTDRIERQVERFAPGFRDIILARHVTRPKDFETFNPNYVGGAITGGAANLTQLFTRPVARWDPYSTPNKRLFICSASTPPGGGVHGMCGYFAARSAIARLSR; via the coding sequence ATGAGTAAGGAACTCGATGCGGTCGTGGTCGGAGCGGGTCCGAATGGACTCTCGGCCGCCATCGAATTAGCAAGATCTGGCTTTGAAGTTCAAGTGATTGAAGCCATGCCCCGCCCAGGCGGTGGAACTCATACCTACGAGTTGACACTGCCCGGGTTCTTACATGACCAATGCTCCGGAGTGCATCCCACCGGAATCCTTTCACCCTATTTCCGCCAATTGCCATTGCATGACTTTGGCCTGCGCTGGCTGCAAACCGAGGCCTCCGTCGCTCATCCTCTCGATGATGAACCTGCCGCCCTGCTCTACAAAAGCATCGACCAAACGGTTGACCAGTTTGGCCCGGACGCTCACCGCTGGCGTTCGCTATTCGAACCACTTCTCAGACACCCGAACGAATTATTGAGCGATCTACTCGGCCCCCTACGCCTCCGTCCGAGGCGTCCGCTGCAAATGGCAAAATTCGGAGCGATGGCAGCTTGGCCGGCTCGTCGTTTCGCCAGAACATTTTTTCGCGAGGAAAAAACTCGCGCTCTGTTTGCCGGGTGTGCTGGCCATGCGATTTTACCATTGGATTATGGGTTCACTTCTGCATTGGGTCTCATTTTCGCGATTTGTGGCCATATCGAACCCTGGCCGGTAGCCGCTGGCGGTTCGCAGGCGATTGGTGACGCGCTCGCCAATTATCTGACCAGCTTGGGTGGTCAAATTGTGTGCAATCAAAAAGTAAACTCCCTCGAACAACTCCCTGCGTCACGCGTTGTGCTCTTTGATTTGTCACCTAAGTCGATCATTTCAATTGCTGCGAACAACCTACCCAAAGGTTATCAACGACGCCTGCGGCGGTTTAATTATGGACCGGCAGCTTTCAAGATTGATTGGGCACTGGACGGTCCCATCCCATGGCAAGACGCAAGAGTTGCCACCGCGACAACGGTCCACGTCGGCGGAACACTCGATGAGATCGCAGCTTCGGAGCACGATGCCTGGTACGGAAAACACAACGATTCCCCCTACTTAATTCTCTGCCAACAAAGTCACGCAGATCCAAGTCGAGCCCCTGCGGGGAAACACACGGGTTACGCGTACTGCCACGTCCCAAATGGATCTCAGCTGGATATGACAGATCGCATCGAACGGCAAGTAGAACGTTTTGCACCTGGATTTCGAGACATCATCCTAGCTCGACACGTAACGCGTCCGAAAGATTTTGAAACATTCAATCCCAACTATGTTGGGGGCGCAATTACGGGAGGTGCTGCAAATCTAACGCAACTGTTTACGCGACCGGTGGCACGCTGGGATCCCTATTCGACACCCAACAAACGACTCTTCATTTGCTCAGCATCCACACCGCCCGGGGGTGGGGTGCACGGAATGTGTGGTTACTTCGCAGCTAGGTCAGCGATCGCCAGATTGTCCCGCTGA
- a CDS encoding amidase, whose protein sequence is MNTKDQLEEIRTGKQDLSSYIRICCDLLEAENPHVHAIVETTYDRDRIEADVARLIERFPDPTSRPALFGLPIGVKDIIRVDGLPTKCGSRLPDNLFSGPEADCVTRMKRAGAIVIAKTVTTEFAAFQPGPTCNPHRFTHTPGGSSSGSAAAVSKGFFPFGFGTQTIGSIARPAAFCGVVGFKPSWSRIATGGVVEYSRTMDHVGWLCNDTSALSQLAGVLIANWNPAPRIQNPNDVVIGIPEGPYLEQASNPELQRFSDLVARLQGHHLTIRSCPALQNIEQMRQEHLQLVNGELARVHHDWYARYSHDYAAKTAELIETGQHISDKELRNLIRNRSVHQQQVEQTMDHYQLDYWIAPGAVDLAPEGLDSTGDPIMSLPWTHTGLPTVSIPARSTFSDLPHGIQLVGRFGKDEQLVEMASEIAKRLHHSIPETT, encoded by the coding sequence ATGAACACAAAAGACCAATTAGAGGAAATCCGGACAGGCAAACAGGATCTTTCCAGTTACATTCGCATCTGTTGCGACTTGCTCGAAGCGGAAAATCCACACGTCCATGCGATTGTCGAGACAACCTATGACCGCGATCGCATTGAAGCCGATGTAGCTCGTTTAATTGAACGGTTTCCCGACCCAACATCACGCCCCGCACTATTTGGGTTACCAATCGGCGTCAAGGATATAATTCGTGTCGACGGACTCCCAACAAAGTGCGGAAGTCGTTTACCAGACAATCTTTTCAGCGGACCAGAAGCCGATTGTGTGACTCGCATGAAACGTGCCGGCGCTATCGTGATTGCCAAGACAGTCACCACAGAGTTTGCCGCCTTTCAACCTGGGCCAACCTGCAACCCTCATCGATTCACACACACACCGGGAGGGTCTAGCAGTGGATCAGCTGCGGCCGTTTCCAAGGGTTTTTTCCCCTTCGGGTTTGGCACGCAGACAATCGGTTCAATTGCTCGCCCCGCGGCTTTCTGTGGGGTCGTGGGATTCAAGCCGAGCTGGAGTCGAATTGCAACGGGCGGCGTCGTGGAATACTCTCGCACAATGGATCATGTAGGCTGGCTGTGCAACGACACTTCGGCTTTGTCGCAACTGGCTGGTGTCTTGATTGCGAACTGGAATCCGGCCCCACGAATACAGAATCCAAACGACGTCGTGATTGGAATCCCTGAAGGACCTTACCTAGAGCAAGCCTCAAATCCGGAATTGCAAAGGTTTTCCGATCTCGTCGCCCGTCTCCAAGGCCATCATCTAACGATTCGGAGTTGCCCTGCGCTACAAAACATCGAACAAATGCGGCAAGAACATCTCCAATTGGTCAACGGTGAACTAGCCCGCGTGCACCATGACTGGTACGCCCGCTATTCACATGATTACGCAGCAAAAACGGCCGAGTTGATTGAAACAGGTCAACACATTAGCGACAAAGAACTACGCAATCTCATCCGCAATCGCTCCGTGCACCAGCAGCAAGTCGAGCAGACCATGGATCATTATCAGCTCGACTACTGGATTGCTCCGGGTGCCGTCGATCTCGCTCCGGAAGGCCTCGACAGCACGGGGGATCCGATCATGAGCCTTCCTTGGACCCACACCGGCCTTCCCACGGTATCCATCCCCGCTCGATCGACCTTTTCAGATCTTCCGCACGGAATCCAATTGGTTGGACGTTTCGGCAAAGATGAACAGCTCGTAGAGATGGCAAGCGAAATTGCCAAGCGACTGCATCATTCGATTCCCGAGACGACCTGA
- a CDS encoding prolyl oligopeptidase family serine peptidase encodes MKSSHFILNTVHQQRFAALYFLMCVTPITANAASPYQQQEDVVFAQSHGVAITMDIFTPQQNPNGLAIIDVASGAWSSDRGKIRDHKRALIFDIFCKRGYTVFAVRPGSLSRFSCADMVDHVEQAIKWVKSKSEQYQIDPDRIGIVGASAGGHLASLVALRQKTPVAAAGVFFPPTDFLKFEGKPIDPQEQDGLGALARALAFPDGIDSLTEAEIQSGLKSISPAHQVTAQAPPFLLIHGDADRVVPLEQSERLVAALKKNDVPVELIVKPGGGHPWFTIPVEVSKLADWFDTQLSNEKK; translated from the coding sequence ATGAAAAGCTCACATTTCATTCTCAATACGGTTCATCAGCAACGGTTTGCCGCATTGTATTTTTTGATGTGTGTCACACCGATCACGGCCAATGCTGCTTCACCCTATCAGCAACAAGAAGACGTCGTTTTCGCGCAAAGCCATGGGGTCGCAATCACCATGGATATTTTCACCCCGCAGCAGAATCCCAACGGCCTGGCGATTATCGATGTGGCGAGTGGAGCCTGGAGTTCGGATCGAGGTAAGATTCGTGATCACAAGCGAGCTCTTATTTTCGACATTTTCTGTAAGCGGGGTTACACCGTATTCGCGGTTCGTCCAGGATCACTCAGCCGTTTTTCCTGTGCTGACATGGTTGATCACGTAGAACAAGCGATCAAGTGGGTCAAATCAAAGTCGGAGCAATATCAGATCGATCCCGACCGAATAGGAATTGTGGGCGCATCAGCTGGTGGTCACTTGGCATCACTCGTCGCTCTCCGCCAAAAAACACCCGTCGCGGCTGCGGGAGTCTTCTTCCCACCCACTGATTTTTTGAAGTTCGAGGGCAAACCGATTGATCCGCAGGAGCAAGACGGTTTGGGAGCACTTGCTCGAGCACTCGCATTCCCGGACGGTATCGACTCACTAACAGAGGCAGAGATTCAAAGTGGGCTAAAGTCAATTTCGCCCGCCCATCAAGTGACGGCGCAGGCACCACCTTTTTTACTGATCCATGGAGATGCAGACCGCGTCGTTCCACTCGAACAATCCGAGCGACTCGTTGCAGCGCTGAAAAAAAATGATGTGCCCGTTGAATTGATTGTCAAACCCGGTGGGGGACACCCTTGGTTCACGATTCCCGTAGAAGTGAGCAAGCTGGCAGATTGGTTTGACACCCAGTTGAGCAACGAAAAGAAATGA
- a CDS encoding DUF3302 domain-containing protein: protein MTALDVFAVIILIVILLAFISALIILGMPPGKIARDRNHPQADAITVCGWWGVITVGILLPLAFIWASTKCETTEKLEESRKEA, encoded by the coding sequence ATGACCGCACTCGACGTTTTTGCGGTGATCATCTTGATCGTCATCTTGTTGGCTTTCATTTCAGCCTTGATCATCCTGGGAATGCCGCCCGGAAAAATCGCGCGGGACCGCAATCACCCGCAAGCCGATGCGATCACAGTTTGCGGTTGGTGGGGAGTGATCACGGTGGGCATCCTGTTACCACTCGCATTCATCTGGGCATCTACGAAATGCGAGACAACGGAAAAGCTCGAGGAATCGAGAAAAGAGGCCTGA
- a CDS encoding FAD-dependent oxidoreductase, which produces MKRFLNFWNQFILIAILLTQYSYAKDYEIVVYGGTPGGIAASIAASREGASVVLLEQTKHVGGLSTSGLNRDEGEHMIRWTLGGFSERFTREAAARSGTDPNTEGARIWASKIAEELFLEMLHEEGIPIIYEQRIEGVEMDGSKIKALNARGGNSYRAMIFIDATYEGDLMAAAGVSYTVGRESRDTYNESMAGVRYMDEKIKVSPYDENGKLLPGIMPGKPPEEFSASQVPLCYNVRLNLSLDPANQVPIEKPEGYDPGQYELLVGSFHSGEINRINQILGLYRMPDNKRELNNRQYSIVSLSMPGEQTPWAEASFEEREAIHKKYRNYTHGLLWFLKSDPRVPAAMREDMAQYGFCNDEWNDNNHWPWYLYIRAARRMQGEFILTQADVTTTTDKEDVIHIGSHYIDAHHVTRYAVDQDHYINEGRIWQEGVPFDIPYGVITPKSSECENLLVPVCASASAVAFCTIRLEPTWMHLGEVSGMAAALSLDAGVNVQNIEISEIQAMIAKTGIPLEWSDTQQDAAANADKPRD; this is translated from the coding sequence ATGAAGAGGTTTTTGAATTTTTGGAATCAATTTATTCTGATCGCAATTTTGCTCACGCAGTATTCTTACGCAAAAGACTACGAAATTGTTGTATACGGCGGCACTCCTGGCGGCATTGCCGCCTCGATAGCGGCTTCAAGAGAAGGAGCTTCCGTCGTGCTTTTGGAACAGACCAAGCATGTTGGCGGCCTTAGCACCAGTGGGCTGAACCGGGATGAAGGCGAGCACATGATCCGGTGGACATTGGGGGGATTCTCCGAGCGATTCACCCGTGAAGCTGCCGCACGAAGCGGAACGGACCCGAATACGGAGGGAGCCCGAATATGGGCATCCAAGATAGCGGAAGAGCTGTTTCTGGAAATGCTTCATGAAGAAGGCATTCCAATCATATACGAGCAAAGGATCGAAGGCGTAGAGATGGACGGATCAAAGATCAAGGCTTTGAATGCGCGTGGCGGCAACAGCTATCGGGCCATGATCTTTATTGATGCCACTTACGAAGGCGACCTCATGGCAGCTGCGGGAGTCTCATATACCGTGGGACGTGAATCTCGCGACACCTACAACGAGTCCATGGCAGGAGTCCGTTACATGGACGAGAAGATCAAGGTTTCGCCTTACGACGAAAATGGAAAACTCCTGCCCGGTATCATGCCGGGCAAGCCACCGGAAGAGTTTTCGGCTAGTCAGGTTCCGCTTTGCTATAACGTTCGGCTCAACCTTTCCCTCGATCCCGCCAACCAGGTACCTATCGAGAAACCGGAAGGATACGATCCCGGGCAATACGAATTGCTGGTAGGGAGTTTTCACTCGGGTGAAATCAACAGGATAAATCAAATCCTCGGTTTGTATCGGATGCCCGACAACAAGCGTGAGCTCAACAACCGGCAATACTCTATCGTTTCGCTGAGCATGCCGGGCGAGCAAACACCTTGGGCGGAAGCATCTTTCGAGGAGCGAGAAGCCATCCACAAGAAATACCGCAATTACACGCATGGCCTGCTTTGGTTTTTGAAATCCGACCCCCGGGTGCCAGCAGCGATGCGCGAAGACATGGCTCAATACGGCTTTTGCAATGACGAGTGGAACGATAACAACCATTGGCCGTGGTATCTCTACATTCGCGCAGCGCGTCGCATGCAAGGCGAGTTCATCCTGACCCAGGCGGATGTCACAACAACCACGGACAAGGAAGATGTGATTCATATTGGATCCCATTACATTGATGCCCACCATGTCACCCGGTACGCGGTAGACCAGGATCACTACATCAACGAAGGTCGTATCTGGCAGGAAGGCGTGCCCTTTGACATCCCCTATGGGGTTATCACACCGAAATCCTCGGAATGCGAGAACTTGCTCGTGCCTGTTTGCGCTTCAGCAAGCGCGGTAGCCTTTTGTACAATCCGCCTCGAACCTACCTGGATGCATCTTGGTGAGGTTTCGGGTATGGCCGCTGCACTTTCCTTAGATGCGGGTGTCAACGTCCAAAATATTGAAATATCAGAAATTCAGGCGATGATTGCTAAAACCGGGATACCGCTTGAGTGGTCCGACACCCAACAAGACGCTGCAGCCAACGCGGACAAACCGCGTGACTAA
- a CDS encoding sulfatase: protein MRSGVAVILLLVAVNVFADENAALDLLTDHQHSQRNVIFILCDDHRREALGFIGHPFLETPHLDRMASGGAFLKNAFVTTSLCSPSRASILTGQYTHNHRVTDNYHPVSPDNMFFPQYLQRAGYETAFIGKWHMGGDDDSPRPGFDHWVAFKGQGTYWPDGHGTTRVVPQTRYDGFNVNGKRVPQKGYITDELTDYALDWLKKRNSDQPFFLYVSHKAVHSDFVPHDRHRGRYQDQPWKPPVTFADTPENRRGKPRWAINQRNSRHGTEYGYNLPEFDVEAYYKRYCESLLAVDDNVGRILDHLQAKGQLDSTIVIYMGDNGFAFGEHGLIDKRTAYESSIRVPLLVHCPDLIEPGLVIEQVVANIDIAPTLLEVAGRVTPNAMDGKSFYPLLEGKPMPWRDALLYEYFWEWNYPQTPTVHAVIGQRYKYIRYHGVWDTDELYDLKNDPDERRNLIRDQNHQELATKLKSQLFELLAKSSGENMPLLPDRGRQFYHRNPERSSEAIFPPHFYAPMAPVTK from the coding sequence ATGCGATCAGGAGTGGCGGTGATCTTGCTGTTAGTGGCAGTGAATGTTTTTGCTGATGAGAACGCAGCGCTTGATTTGTTGACTGACCATCAGCATTCTCAACGTAATGTTATTTTTATTTTGTGTGATGATCATCGTCGCGAAGCGTTGGGTTTTATCGGACATCCCTTCTTGGAAACTCCGCATTTGGATCGAATGGCGAGCGGTGGTGCATTCCTGAAGAATGCTTTTGTTACAACTTCTTTGTGCTCACCTAGTCGTGCCTCGATTTTGACGGGCCAATATACCCACAACCATCGAGTTACTGATAACTATCATCCTGTCTCTCCCGACAATATGTTTTTTCCTCAGTACCTTCAACGAGCTGGGTATGAAACGGCTTTCATTGGTAAATGGCACATGGGGGGAGATGATGACTCGCCGCGTCCTGGATTTGATCACTGGGTGGCTTTCAAGGGGCAAGGGACCTACTGGCCGGATGGTCATGGTACCACTCGGGTTGTCCCGCAGACTCGGTACGATGGATTTAATGTCAATGGAAAACGTGTCCCTCAGAAAGGTTATATCACTGACGAATTAACCGATTATGCGCTCGACTGGCTCAAGAAAAGAAATAGCGATCAGCCGTTTTTTCTGTATGTGTCGCACAAGGCGGTCCATTCGGATTTTGTGCCCCATGATCGTCATCGTGGTCGCTATCAAGATCAACCATGGAAACCACCGGTTACCTTTGCAGATACTCCTGAGAATCGACGTGGAAAACCCCGTTGGGCGATTAATCAACGTAATAGTCGACACGGAACCGAATACGGCTATAACCTGCCTGAATTCGATGTGGAGGCGTATTACAAGCGTTACTGTGAGTCACTGTTGGCTGTTGATGACAACGTGGGCCGCATCCTCGACCATCTTCAGGCCAAGGGGCAATTGGATTCGACGATCGTCATTTACATGGGGGACAATGGATTCGCATTCGGCGAGCATGGCTTAATTGACAAGCGTACTGCCTACGAATCTTCCATCCGCGTGCCGTTGCTGGTGCATTGTCCTGATCTAATCGAGCCAGGATTGGTGATTGAGCAAGTCGTTGCGAATATTGATATCGCACCTACACTGCTTGAGGTTGCTGGGCGAGTGACGCCGAATGCGATGGACGGAAAAAGTTTCTATCCGCTGCTGGAAGGAAAACCAATGCCTTGGCGAGACGCTCTGCTTTATGAATATTTCTGGGAGTGGAATTATCCGCAAACACCTACCGTTCACGCCGTGATCGGACAACGTTACAAGTACATACGATACCATGGCGTTTGGGATACGGATGAACTTTATGATTTGAAAAATGATCCTGACGAACGCCGTAATTTGATCCGTGATCAAAATCATCAAGAACTTGCCACGAAGCTAAAGTCGCAGTTGTTTGAGTTGCTGGCCAAGTCTTCGGGCGAGAACATGCCGTTACTTCCGGACCGTGGACGACAGTTCTATCATCGGAATCCTGAGCGGTCGAGCGAAGCTATTTTTCCACCGCATTTCTACGCGCCAATGGCCCCTGTGACTAAGTGA
- a CDS encoding DMT family transporter has protein sequence MAKPSPLDYALLTGIGLSWGSQFILNQLAIASIPPLMVATGRVLIGCAVLTSLIWAFPQFGRFQANETVKQPWGKFALIGITEAIVPYFLVPWGQQHVSASAAAILLATIPIFTLLLAPIFIKNESYNVVTTVGVMLGFAGVVILVAPHQQAFLLSELSGELAILGGALSFSISLILIKRLPSIPPLLVIRNIFLMASLPLVVATLIWHPPWTLSISTKSSLALIALGIICGAMAYAMYISLLNRMGATFTSLSSYLVTLFGVLIGVGLLGNRLHSNDLLAMLFIMAALGVHQFRHR, from the coding sequence ATGGCGAAACCGAGCCCCCTCGATTATGCCCTGTTAACAGGCATTGGCCTGAGCTGGGGCTCTCAGTTTATTCTCAATCAGTTGGCGATTGCCTCCATCCCGCCGCTGATGGTCGCTACGGGACGCGTCTTGATTGGCTGCGCTGTCTTGACCTCACTGATTTGGGCATTCCCCCAATTCGGTCGCTTCCAAGCGAACGAAACGGTCAAACAGCCTTGGGGAAAATTCGCGCTGATTGGTATCACGGAAGCAATCGTTCCTTACTTCCTCGTGCCATGGGGACAACAACACGTATCTGCGAGTGCTGCCGCGATTTTGCTGGCGACCATCCCCATCTTCACATTACTCCTGGCTCCAATCTTCATTAAAAATGAGTCCTACAACGTTGTCACCACAGTTGGCGTAATGCTTGGATTTGCAGGAGTCGTGATTTTAGTCGCGCCTCATCAACAAGCCTTTCTGTTGAGCGAATTATCTGGCGAGCTTGCCATTCTCGGCGGAGCCTTGAGCTTTTCCATTAGTCTGATTCTGATCAAACGCTTACCCAGCATCCCACCTTTACTGGTGATCCGGAATATTTTTCTGATGGCATCGCTGCCGCTCGTAGTCGCAACCCTGATCTGGCATCCACCTTGGACCCTCTCGATCTCAACGAAGAGCAGCTTGGCTCTGATTGCACTGGGAATCATCTGCGGTGCGATGGCGTACGCCATGTATATTTCATTGCTCAATCGTATGGGTGCCACGTTTACGTCTCTCTCCAGCTACCTGGTAACTCTATTCGGCGTGCTGATTGGCGTTGGCTTGCTTGGAAACCGACTCCACTCGAACGACTTGCTGGCAATGTTATTCATCATGGCCGCCCTTGGCGTTCATCAGTTTCGCCACCGCTAG
- a CDS encoding PEP-CTERM sorting domain-containing protein, whose product MTCRFQQHLFRLAITLSLGCAFVSSTMAQTILYTEDFESIDLGPNVDEGLIDDDAREEVWSQTGPDGWVVDRSGVPGFGTDADGVVEFAGWTFMDPIWWAETAGDQERSNFALEAGFVTAVADGDEWDDAFRAPGEMNTFLSTPSIPVGGPNEAFEFLTSWRPDGTQTATVTASYDGGDPVELLRWESEGASEFFQEDLNPEPISIVPDVPAGAENVVFSFGYTRAQNHWWWAVDDISYGNFSEDFEDLILGPNIEEGRAVPAENVWSKDGPEGWNIEDEVPGQDEDNDFNGVTEWIGWSFADKNWWIGAAGDQRRSEFTNAEGTVAVADPDEWDDAEHPDSATEGWYNTFMETGEISLEGVEAGTVKLKFDSSWRPEFDDDYQQTGSLSVKFDDGPSQELFLWESDPASDDFKDDNSTNETIEVDIDNPEGASKMTLTFGLFDAGNDWWWAIDNIEVSAAGGGGITGDYNGNGLLDAGDLDLQASEGIANNDLSYDLNNDGVVNTADRSVWVNDVKNTWMGDANLNGQFDSADLVTVFSAAKYETLEAATWNQGDWNGDGQFDSGDLVEAFSNAGYNAGEQPGGPNPATAAVPEPASIMTLLIGMLGIGLARRRRGT is encoded by the coding sequence ATGACTTGCAGATTTCAACAGCACCTATTTCGATTAGCGATCACGTTATCGCTGGGCTGTGCCTTCGTTTCCTCAACGATGGCACAAACAATCCTCTACACCGAGGACTTTGAGTCGATTGACCTGGGGCCGAATGTCGACGAAGGCCTCATTGACGATGATGCACGCGAGGAGGTTTGGTCACAAACGGGTCCCGACGGTTGGGTTGTAGATCGCAGCGGTGTACCAGGCTTCGGCACCGACGCTGACGGTGTGGTTGAATTCGCCGGCTGGACATTCATGGATCCCATCTGGTGGGCAGAGACAGCGGGCGACCAGGAACGCAGCAACTTTGCTCTCGAGGCAGGCTTTGTAACGGCCGTCGCCGACGGTGATGAATGGGACGACGCTTTCCGCGCACCGGGTGAAATGAACACATTTCTCTCAACCCCATCGATTCCCGTAGGCGGCCCCAACGAGGCTTTTGAGTTCCTCACGAGTTGGCGTCCTGACGGGACGCAAACTGCCACCGTCACAGCGTCTTACGATGGCGGCGATCCCGTGGAATTATTGCGTTGGGAATCCGAAGGTGCCAGCGAGTTTTTCCAGGAAGATCTCAATCCTGAACCAATCTCGATCGTCCCGGACGTACCGGCTGGCGCCGAAAACGTCGTCTTTAGCTTCGGTTACACTCGAGCTCAAAACCATTGGTGGTGGGCCGTCGATGACATCTCTTACGGCAATTTTTCCGAAGATTTTGAAGATCTGATTCTCGGTCCCAACATCGAAGAAGGCCGAGCTGTTCCGGCTGAAAACGTCTGGTCGAAAGACGGTCCCGAAGGATGGAACATCGAGGACGAAGTCCCCGGACAAGACGAAGACAATGACTTCAACGGCGTCACGGAATGGATCGGCTGGAGTTTTGCCGACAAAAACTGGTGGATTGGTGCTGCAGGGGATCAACGTCGATCAGAATTCACCAACGCCGAGGGAACCGTTGCAGTGGCCGACCCGGACGAGTGGGACGACGCAGAACATCCCGATTCGGCAACCGAAGGTTGGTACAACACGTTCATGGAAACGGGTGAAATCTCGCTGGAAGGTGTCGAAGCAGGTACCGTTAAACTGAAATTCGATTCTAGCTGGCGTCCCGAATTCGACGACGACTATCAACAAACCGGAAGCCTTTCCGTCAAGTTCGACGACGGCCCCTCGCAGGAACTGTTCCTTTGGGAATCCGATCCCGCAAGCGATGACTTTAAAGATGACAACTCCACCAATGAAACAATCGAAGTCGATATCGACAATCCCGAGGGCGCATCGAAAATGACGCTGACCTTCGGTTTATTCGATGCCGGAAACGATTGGTGGTGGGCCATCGACAACATCGAAGTCAGCGCTGCAGGCGGCGGTGGAATCACCGGCGACTACAACGGCAACGGCCTGCTTGATGCCGGCGACTTAGACCTACAGGCATCCGAAGGTATTGCCAACAACGACCTCAGTTACGATCTCAACAATGACGGTGTAGTCAACACGGCAGATCGTTCGGTCTGGGTCAATGACGTGAAGAACACCTGGATGGGTGACGCTAACCTCAACGGTCAGTTTGACAGCGCTGACTTGGTCACCGTATTCTCAGCAGCAAAATATGAAACTCTCGAAGCGGCAACTTGGAACCAAGGCGATTGGAATGGCGATGGCCAATTCGATTCGGGTGACTTGGTCGAAGCCTTCAGCAATGCAGGCTACAACGCCGGCGAACAGCCTGGCGGTCCAAATCCGGCAACGGCTGCCGTGCCCGAACCCGCATCGATCATGACACTGCTGATCGGTATGCTCGGTATCGGACTGGCGCGTCGCCGTCGGGGAACGTAA